In Labilibaculum sp. DW002, one DNA window encodes the following:
- a CDS encoding FtsB family cell division protein, translated as MNQKKVQNIFLKIIRNKYVITFLIFYFWLYFFDQHSIWERKGHEDTIESLEKEKTYFIEKIENDKNRIHELKTNRKNLEKFAREQYLMKKENEDIFILIDED; from the coding sequence ATGAATCAAAAAAAGGTACAGAATATATTTCTAAAAATCATACGTAACAAATACGTAATTACCTTCTTGATCTTCTATTTTTGGTTGTACTTTTTCGATCAACACTCTATATGGGAACGAAAAGGTCACGAAGACACAATCGAATCTTTAGAAAAAGAAAAGACTTACTTTATTGAAAAAATCGAGAATGATAAAAATCGAATTCACGAGCTAAAAACCAACCGTAAAAATTTGGAGAAATTTGCTCGCGAACAATACCTTATGAAAAAAGAAAACGAAGATATTTTTATTCTAATTGATGAAGATTAG
- a CDS encoding glycosyltransferase family 2 protein, whose translation MAFADKYLKKQRLFPDYIEDTVSEELNIIVTIPCFNEPDLIPSLDALWSCERPNCAVEVIVIVNSGELVSNEIFAQNQKTISDARVWMKNHEDEKLKFFLIDQPNLPKKFAGVGLARKIAMDEAVSRLNKIDKTNGIITGFDADSACDTNYFVEIEKLFKKYPKANGANIFYEHPLEGKEFEQPIYDAIAQYELYLRYYMLAMRFAGHPHAFHTVGSSFAVSANAYIKQGGMNRRQAGEDFYFLQKIIALGKFYEIKTTRVIPSPRESDRVPFGTGKAIATFLEEGILDYKTYNYSAFKDIKIFFDRVDEFFGVDYDTYLNKLIVSLPGPVRSYLKEDNFFEALDEINRNCSSIESFRKKFFGAFNAFKILKYLNNVHEQFIDEESIVVCAKQLLVDLGIETKGIYSAKELLEIYREYEKMND comes from the coding sequence ATGGCTTTTGCTGATAAATATCTTAAAAAACAAAGACTGTTTCCGGATTATATTGAGGATACAGTATCCGAAGAATTGAATATTATTGTAACGATTCCTTGCTTTAACGAGCCAGATTTAATTCCTAGCTTGGATGCTTTGTGGAGTTGTGAAAGACCAAATTGTGCAGTTGAAGTTATTGTTATTGTCAATTCTGGTGAACTTGTTAGTAATGAGATTTTCGCTCAAAATCAGAAAACCATATCCGATGCAAGAGTTTGGATGAAAAATCATGAAGATGAGAAATTGAAGTTCTTTTTGATTGATCAACCCAATTTGCCAAAGAAATTTGCCGGTGTTGGCTTGGCTCGAAAAATTGCTATGGATGAGGCGGTAAGTCGTTTAAATAAAATAGATAAAACGAATGGAATTATCACAGGATTTGATGCTGATTCTGCTTGTGATACGAACTACTTTGTTGAGATAGAGAAGTTGTTTAAAAAATATCCGAAGGCCAATGGTGCAAATATATTTTACGAGCATCCATTAGAAGGTAAGGAATTTGAACAGCCAATATACGATGCAATCGCTCAATACGAGCTTTATTTAAGATATTACATGTTGGCCATGCGCTTTGCTGGTCATCCACATGCATTCCATACTGTAGGTTCTAGTTTTGCTGTCTCGGCAAATGCCTATATCAAACAAGGAGGAATGAATCGTCGTCAGGCAGGAGAGGATTTTTATTTTTTACAGAAAATAATAGCTCTTGGTAAGTTTTACGAAATTAAAACAACTCGTGTAATTCCTTCGCCACGAGAATCTGATCGAGTTCCTTTTGGCACTGGTAAAGCAATTGCCACATTTTTAGAAGAAGGAATATTGGATTATAAAACCTACAATTACTCAGCCTTTAAGGACATAAAGATTTTTTTCGATCGTGTTGATGAATTTTTTGGTGTAGATTACGACACCTATCTTAACAAGCTCATTGTAAGTCTTCCTGGCCCAGTACGCTCTTACCTGAAAGAAGATAATTTCTTTGAAGCTTTAGATGAGATCAATAGAAATTGTTCCAGTATCGAGTCATTCAGAAAGAAATTTTTTGGCGCTTTTAATGCTTTCAAGATATTGAAATACCTAAACAATGTTCACGAACAATTTATCGATGAAGAAAGCATTGTGGTTTGTGCAAAACAATTGTTAGTCGATTTGGGAATTGAAACCAAAGGAATTTATTCTGCAAAAGAGCTTTTGGAAATTTATAGGGAATATGAGAAAATGAATGATTAA
- the bioB gene encoding biotin synthase BioB yields MTDIRNNWTHNEVKEIYDLPLLDLVNRASNIHRKYHDSSKMNMNTLISVRTGACSQDCKYCAQSARYNTHVKPEKLSLEQVLEDAKVAKENGVKRVCLSSAGRDGNRDDRFNEMAEMITEVKKLGLEVCCTMGMINKDKAKKLAGLGITAVNHNLDTSERHYPNITTTRTYAERLETLANLQEAGISYCSGGILGMGEDDEDRIEMLRTLSNQEQHPYNVPLNSLVPVEGTPFYGKDVIDIFEMVRAVATARILMPKAVIAFAAGRTHYSKEGQALCFMAGANSIFFGNKLLTVENMTVNEDQHLLDTIGMVPTRYHELTTLEE; encoded by the coding sequence ATGACTGATATTAGAAACAACTGGACCCACAATGAGGTCAAAGAAATTTATGACTTACCCTTGTTAGACTTGGTAAACCGTGCTTCTAACATACACCGTAAATATCACGATTCATCTAAGATGAATATGAATACGCTGATTTCTGTTCGTACAGGAGCTTGTTCTCAGGATTGTAAATATTGTGCGCAATCAGCTCGATACAATACGCATGTAAAACCAGAGAAACTAAGCTTAGAGCAAGTGCTCGAAGATGCGAAAGTTGCTAAGGAGAATGGTGTAAAACGTGTTTGTTTAAGTTCGGCTGGTCGTGATGGAAATCGTGACGATCGTTTTAACGAAATGGCTGAAATGATTACTGAGGTGAAAAAACTTGGACTGGAGGTTTGTTGTACCATGGGTATGATTAATAAAGACAAAGCGAAGAAACTTGCTGGCCTGGGTATCACAGCTGTTAATCACAATTTGGATACATCAGAACGTCATTACCCAAATATTACAACTACGAGAACTTATGCTGAGAGATTGGAAACTTTAGCTAATCTGCAAGAAGCGGGTATTTCGTATTGTTCTGGCGGTATACTTGGAATGGGAGAGGATGACGAGGATCGTATTGAGATGCTACGTACACTATCAAATCAAGAACAACACCCTTATAATGTACCTTTAAATTCTTTAGTTCCTGTTGAGGGAACACCATTTTACGGAAAAGATGTAATTGATATTTTCGAGATGGTTCGTGCTGTAGCAACGGCTAGGATTTTGATGCCTAAAGCCGTAATTGCATTTGCAGCCGGACGTACTCACTATAGCAAAGAAGGACAAGCCCTTTGTTTTATGGCTGGTGCAAACTCAATTTTCTTTGGAAATAAGCTACTTACTGTAGAAAATATGACTGTAAACGAGGATCAGCATTTATTGGATACAATAGGTATGGTTCCAACTCGTTATCATGAATTGACAACATTAGAAGAGTAA
- a CDS encoding DUF5103 domain-containing protein, with the protein MPKNFVISIIIVFISFSKLLMASDIDSELVYSNEIRKTSIHTVQMYPLDWELTEPIIELNGDNQLLFSFDEIEENIQDYSYRIIHCTSNWLDSRLSEFDFIDGFTENQIKDYEHSFNTNIDFVHYTLRIPNDDIQLKLSGNYVLEVYEDFDPEKVIIRQRFMLLDSKVEVQGKVKHPISIDQRETHQEVDFSILHPNFRIDNPHSDLNVILTQNNRLDGSQKNLKPIFIRKNELVFDYEMENVFAGGNEFRNFDLKSLRYQTRYIREIVSEKGQTNVLLTPGNNRHFKQYIYEQDINGRFLIDVQERDEPATEADYCMVTFWLPFDNEITHGDLYVYGDFCNWMCNDKTKMEYDYETGSYRKTIFLKQGYYNYQFALLEHGKTEPDLSYIEGSHWETENNYVIYIYYHDIALNYDMLIGYKNINSTATF; encoded by the coding sequence ATGCCTAAAAATTTCGTTATTTCTATAATTATTGTATTCATTAGCTTTTCGAAGCTTTTAATGGCTTCAGATATTGACTCAGAATTAGTCTATAGCAATGAAATTAGGAAGACTAGCATTCATACTGTTCAAATGTATCCTCTCGACTGGGAACTAACAGAGCCAATAATTGAGCTCAATGGAGATAATCAGCTCCTTTTTTCCTTTGATGAGATTGAAGAAAATATTCAAGATTACTCTTATAGAATTATTCATTGCACTTCAAATTGGCTCGATTCTCGTCTAAGTGAATTCGATTTCATCGATGGTTTTACTGAAAATCAGATAAAAGACTACGAACATTCTTTCAATACCAACATCGATTTTGTTCATTATACTTTACGTATACCGAATGATGATATTCAATTGAAACTTTCTGGAAATTACGTTCTTGAAGTTTATGAAGATTTTGATCCTGAAAAAGTAATCATACGCCAACGCTTTATGCTATTGGACTCTAAAGTTGAGGTCCAAGGGAAAGTAAAACATCCAATTTCAATTGACCAAAGAGAAACACACCAAGAAGTCGATTTTAGCATATTACATCCTAATTTTAGAATTGATAATCCACACTCCGACTTAAATGTGATTTTAACACAAAACAATAGATTAGATGGAAGTCAAAAAAATTTAAAACCGATTTTCATTCGTAAAAATGAATTGGTTTTTGATTACGAGATGGAAAATGTCTTTGCTGGAGGAAATGAATTTCGAAATTTTGATTTAAAAAGTCTACGCTACCAAACAAGATACATTAGAGAAATTGTTAGTGAAAAAGGACAAACAAACGTTTTGCTAACACCAGGAAATAATCGCCATTTTAAGCAATACATTTACGAACAAGATATTAATGGTCGATTTTTAATTGATGTACAGGAAAGAGATGAACCTGCAACCGAAGCTGATTACTGCATGGTAACTTTCTGGCTGCCTTTTGACAATGAAATTACACATGGTGACTTATATGTTTATGGTGATTTTTGCAATTGGATGTGTAACGATAAGACAAAAATGGAATACGACTACGAGACTGGATCTTACCGAAAAACCATTTTCTTAAAACAAGGATATTACAACTATCAATTTGCCTTACTCGAACATGGAAAAACAGAACCAGACCTAAGCTATATTGAAGGTAGTCACTGGGAGACAGAAAATAATTACGTGATCTACATCTATTATCATGACATCGCTTTAAACTACGACATGCTAATTGGATACAAAAACATTAATTCTACTGCTACGTTTTAA
- a CDS encoding Na(+)-translocating NADH-quinone reductase subunit A — translation MSEVKKIKKGLDIKLIGKAEKVLEKADRSETFAIKPTDFPGLTPKLKVKVDTEVKAGSALFFDKYRPEINFTSPVSGKVVAVNRGERRKILEVVIQADAAIQYQEFKKADPNSLSREEVKEEMLKSGLWAYVRQRPYDVIAKPQDTPKAIFVSAFDTAPLAADIDFLLEGEAEAFQAGLDALAKLTDGKVHLNINPNINQSKTFSDAKNVVVNQFTGIHPAGNVGVQIHELSPINKGDVVWVIRPQEILFIGRLFQNGTYDVSRKVALTGSEVKNPAYYSTILGGSVRNILKAQLKDDDKIRVISGNVLTGTQIPEDGFLGFYDSQITVIPEGDEYEFLGWALPGLKKFSMSKTFFSWLTPNKEYRLDANLHGEHRAFVMTGEYDKVLPMDVLPLQLIKSIMVEDIDQMEQLGIYEVAPEDLALCEFVCTSKINVQDLVRQGIDLMVKEMS, via the coding sequence ATGTCTGAAGTTAAAAAGATCAAAAAAGGCTTAGATATTAAGCTGATAGGAAAGGCTGAAAAAGTACTTGAAAAGGCTGATCGTTCTGAGACATTTGCAATTAAACCTACCGATTTCCCTGGACTTACACCAAAATTAAAAGTAAAGGTTGATACTGAAGTAAAAGCAGGTTCTGCTTTATTCTTCGACAAGTATCGTCCTGAAATTAATTTTACCTCTCCGGTTAGTGGTAAGGTTGTTGCCGTGAATCGTGGCGAAAGAAGAAAAATTCTTGAAGTAGTAATTCAAGCAGATGCTGCGATACAGTACCAGGAGTTTAAAAAGGCTGACCCAAATAGTCTTTCGCGAGAGGAAGTGAAGGAGGAAATGTTGAAGAGTGGTCTTTGGGCATATGTACGTCAACGACCTTATGATGTAATTGCTAAGCCTCAGGATACTCCAAAAGCTATTTTCGTTTCTGCTTTCGATACAGCACCATTGGCTGCTGATATTGATTTTCTATTAGAAGGCGAAGCAGAAGCATTTCAGGCAGGTTTGGATGCTTTAGCAAAACTTACCGATGGTAAGGTTCATTTAAATATCAATCCTAATATCAACCAAAGCAAAACATTTTCTGATGCTAAGAATGTAGTGGTAAACCAGTTTACTGGAATTCACCCTGCGGGAAATGTTGGTGTTCAGATTCATGAGCTTAGCCCTATTAATAAGGGTGATGTTGTTTGGGTTATTCGTCCGCAAGAAATTCTATTCATTGGTAGACTATTCCAAAACGGAACCTACGATGTAAGTCGTAAAGTTGCTCTTACCGGTTCAGAAGTTAAGAATCCTGCATACTACTCTACTATATTAGGTGGTTCTGTTCGTAATATTCTTAAAGCTCAGCTTAAAGATGACGATAAGATCCGTGTTATCTCTGGTAATGTTCTTACAGGGACTCAAATTCCTGAAGATGGTTTCCTTGGATTCTACGATTCTCAAATTACTGTTATTCCTGAAGGTGACGAGTATGAATTCTTAGGTTGGGCACTTCCTGGCTTGAAGAAATTCTCTATGTCTAAAACATTCTTCTCTTGGTTAACTCCAAATAAAGAATACCGCTTAGATGCGAACCTTCATGGTGAGCACCGTGCTTTCGTAATGACTGGAGAATACGATAAAGTATTACCAATGGATGTACTTCCGTTACAATTGATCAAATCTATTATGGTTGAAGATATTGACCAAATGGAACAATTGGGTATCTACGAAGTAGCTCCTGAGGATCTTGCTTTGTGCGAATTTGTTTGTACTTCTAAAATTAATGTACAAGACTTAGTTCGTCAGGGAATTGATCTGATGGTTAAAGAAATGAGCTAA
- the nhaC gene encoding Na+/H+ antiporter NhaC — protein sequence MNPKTKTISLGESLIPIILLIILLSINAIIFGDGAIEGANQFSLLIAAAFGGIIALRYHKTWDDLQKGIVKSIGTAMPSMLILLLIGSLAGTWMISGVVPAMIYYGLEFLNPKLFLMLSVIICAIVSVVSGSSWSTIATIGVALLGVGNAMEYNNALVAGAIISGAYFGDKVSPLSDTTNLAPAMAGVDLFVHIRYMMYTTIPSIIITLIIFLAIGFTKQGEINPESIREVQVAIKDTFTITPWLFLVPILLFLIISKKVPALPAIFAGTLIGGVFAIIFQPQIIQQISGNESYIQACYHTVMQSIFTDVSVPVQNENIQDLLSTGGMAGMLNTIWLILTAMVFSGILETAGILHKITETMLKAVSSTGSLVTTTVASCGFLNLTASDQYISIVVTGRMFSETYKDQNLKPEVLSRTLEDAGTVTSVLVPWNTCGAAQAGALGVATVAFAPFCFFNIISPIMTILMAYFDIKIRKLTDTSEKSS from the coding sequence ATGAACCCGAAAACTAAAACCATCTCTCTAGGGGAATCCCTTATACCTATTATTCTCTTAATAATTCTGCTTAGTATAAATGCCATTATTTTTGGTGATGGAGCCATTGAAGGTGCCAACCAATTTTCCCTTTTAATTGCAGCAGCTTTTGGAGGCATAATCGCATTACGATATCATAAAACGTGGGATGATCTTCAAAAGGGGATTGTTAAAAGTATTGGCACCGCCATGCCTTCCATGCTCATCTTACTATTGATTGGTTCTTTAGCTGGTACTTGGATGATTAGTGGCGTTGTTCCTGCAATGATCTATTACGGATTGGAATTTCTGAACCCGAAGCTTTTCCTTATGCTTTCAGTAATTATATGTGCTATTGTTTCGGTGGTATCTGGAAGCTCATGGTCAACCATTGCAACCATTGGAGTGGCTTTATTAGGAGTTGGCAATGCCATGGAATATAATAATGCTTTGGTTGCAGGTGCCATTATATCGGGCGCTTACTTTGGCGATAAGGTTTCCCCTTTATCCGATACAACAAATTTGGCTCCTGCAATGGCAGGTGTAGACTTGTTTGTACACATTCGGTACATGATGTACACAACCATTCCTTCAATTATAATTACCCTCATCATTTTTTTAGCAATTGGTTTTACCAAACAAGGGGAAATTAATCCAGAAAGTATTAGAGAGGTACAAGTGGCCATTAAAGATACCTTTACAATAACTCCCTGGCTATTTTTAGTTCCGATCTTACTTTTTTTAATCATCAGTAAAAAGGTTCCTGCTTTACCAGCGATATTTGCAGGCACTTTAATTGGAGGCGTTTTTGCGATTATATTTCAACCTCAAATCATACAGCAAATCTCAGGAAATGAATCCTACATACAAGCATGTTATCATACGGTAATGCAATCTATTTTTACGGATGTAAGTGTACCTGTTCAAAATGAAAACATTCAAGATTTACTATCTACTGGTGGGATGGCAGGAATGCTAAACACCATTTGGTTGATTCTTACTGCCATGGTTTTTAGTGGAATTCTGGAAACTGCAGGTATTTTACACAAAATTACTGAAACCATGTTAAAAGCAGTTAGCTCTACAGGATCTTTAGTTACCACAACGGTTGCTAGTTGCGGATTCCTAAACCTTACCGCTTCTGACCAATACATTTCGATTGTTGTTACAGGTAGAATGTTTTCAGAAACGTATAAAGATCAAAATTTAAAACCTGAAGTATTGAGTCGTACATTAGAAGATGCAGGAACAGTAACTTCTGTTTTGGTTCCATGGAATACATGCGGTGCTGCGCAGGCAGGTGCACTTGGAGTGGCAACGGTGGCGTTCGCACCATTTTGCTTTTTCAACATCATTAGCCCAATAATGACCATCTTAATGGCTTACTTCGATATTAAAATTAGAAAGCTTACTGATACAAGTGAAAAATCATCATAA
- the pruA gene encoding L-glutamate gamma-semialdehyde dehydrogenase, giving the protein MPKGIYNIPAVTNEPIFSYAPGSPERAELQATIKKMRSEEIDVPMYIGGEEVRTGKLFTMTPPHDHQHVLGHYHLGEKKHIQMAIDAALAAKPAWEALGWEHRASIFLKAAELISGPYRQKLNAATMLGQSKNAFQAEIDSACEIADFLRFNVQYMTDIYKQQPVSSKGIWNRVEQRPLEGFVFALTPFNFTAIAGNLPTAPAMMGNCIVWKPSKTAVYSAQVLMEVFQKAGVPAGVINLVYVSGPAASEVLFSSPDFAGIHFTGSTGVFQDIWKNIGENIHMFKSYPRIVGETGGKDYIFMHPTGSCKEVATGITRGAFEYQGQKCSAASRAFIPASKYDEVMAYVKEDLAKIKMGGTEDFTNFVNAVIDETSFDKLAQSIDEAKASPDAEIVAGGTYDKSVGYFVAPTIIRALKHDYITMEEELFGPILTIYVYDDNKVDETLDILDKGSMYALTGAIFADCRYEIEKLVKRLTHTAGNFYINDKPTGAVVGQQPFGGGRGSGTNDKAGSMINLLRWVSPRTIKETFVPATDYMYPNFLED; this is encoded by the coding sequence ATGCCAAAAGGTATATACAACATTCCGGCTGTAACTAACGAGCCAATTTTTTCTTATGCTCCAGGTTCTCCTGAAAGAGCAGAATTACAAGCTACTATTAAGAAAATGCGTTCTGAAGAGATCGATGTACCTATGTATATTGGTGGTGAAGAGGTTCGTACAGGTAAATTATTTACCATGACACCTCCACACGATCATCAGCATGTATTAGGGCATTATCATTTAGGAGAGAAGAAGCATATCCAAATGGCTATTGATGCTGCTTTGGCTGCTAAACCAGCTTGGGAGGCTCTAGGGTGGGAGCATCGTGCTTCTATTTTCTTGAAAGCTGCTGAGTTAATTTCCGGACCATACCGTCAGAAACTAAATGCTGCAACAATGTTGGGACAGTCGAAAAATGCATTCCAGGCGGAGATTGATTCTGCTTGTGAGATTGCTGACTTCTTGCGTTTCAACGTACAATATATGACTGATATTTACAAGCAACAGCCTGTATCTTCAAAAGGAATTTGGAATCGCGTTGAGCAACGTCCATTGGAAGGATTCGTATTTGCTTTGACTCCATTTAACTTTACTGCAATTGCTGGTAACTTGCCAACAGCTCCAGCAATGATGGGTAACTGTATTGTTTGGAAGCCATCTAAAACGGCTGTATATTCAGCTCAGGTTCTTATGGAAGTATTCCAGAAAGCTGGTGTACCTGCTGGTGTTATCAACTTGGTATATGTATCAGGTCCTGCTGCTTCAGAAGTATTATTCTCTTCTCCTGATTTCGCAGGTATTCACTTTACCGGATCGACTGGTGTATTTCAGGATATCTGGAAGAATATAGGTGAGAACATTCACATGTTCAAATCGTACCCACGTATCGTAGGTGAAACAGGAGGTAAGGACTATATCTTTATGCACCCAACAGGAAGTTGTAAAGAAGTTGCTACAGGTATTACTCGTGGTGCTTTCGAGTATCAAGGACAAAAATGTTCTGCTGCTTCACGTGCATTCATTCCTGCAAGCAAGTATGATGAGGTAATGGCATATGTTAAGGAAGATCTTGCAAAAATCAAGATGGGTGGAACTGAAGACTTCACAAATTTTGTGAATGCTGTAATTGATGAGACTTCTTTCGATAAGTTAGCTCAATCAATCGATGAGGCTAAGGCTTCTCCAGATGCTGAGATTGTAGCAGGTGGTACTTACGACAAGTCTGTAGGTTACTTTGTTGCTCCAACTATTATTAGAGCTCTTAAGCATGACTATATTACAATGGAAGAAGAGCTATTCGGCCCTATCTTGACTATTTACGTATACGATGATAACAAAGTAGATGAGACATTAGATATCCTTGATAAAGGTTCAATGTACGCTCTAACAGGTGCAATTTTCGCTGACTGTCGTTACGAGATTGAGAAATTAGTTAAGCGTTTAACACATACTGCAGGTAACTTCTATATCAACGACAAGCCAACTGGTGCAGTTGTTGGACAGCAGCCATTCGGTGGTGGTAGAGGTTCTGGAACTAACGATAAAGCAGGTTCTATGATTAACCTATTACGTTGGGTTTCTCCACGTACAATTAAGGAAACTTTTGTGCCAGCTACAGATTATATGTACCCTAACTTCTTAGAAGACTAA
- the nqrC gene encoding NADH:ubiquinone reductase (Na(+)-transporting) subunit C, with product MNTQSNTYTFLYAAIMVVVVAAVLSFTSLSLKERQNMNKEVEKKQNILKAVNVASTPANAVELYDKYIVKAIIVDSEGEVKSNDKVETFKVDLKKENKRELSKRDLPVFVFNKEGVGEKLIIPVRGKGMWGPIWGFISMESDRKTIYGATFDHQGETPGLGAEIANADFLAPFTGKQIFNQAGMFTSLKLAKGTASTNPHAFDAVSGGTVTSKGLEDMLLKSLGSYEKFLKSSK from the coding sequence ATGAATACTCAAAGCAATACATATACATTTCTTTATGCTGCCATTATGGTAGTTGTGGTTGCGGCTGTACTTTCTTTTACATCATTGTCATTGAAAGAGCGTCAAAACATGAATAAAGAAGTTGAGAAAAAGCAAAACATTCTAAAAGCTGTGAATGTTGCTTCGACTCCTGCAAATGCGGTTGAGCTTTACGACAAATACATCGTAAAAGCAATTATCGTAGACTCAGAAGGCGAAGTGAAATCAAATGATAAAGTCGAGACTTTTAAAGTAGATTTGAAAAAAGAGAACAAGAGAGAACTTTCAAAAAGAGATCTTCCTGTTTTTGTTTTCAATAAAGAAGGTGTTGGCGAAAAACTAATTATTCCTGTTCGTGGAAAAGGAATGTGGGGTCCTATTTGGGGGTTTATCTCAATGGAATCTGATCGTAAAACTATTTACGGTGCAACATTCGACCACCAAGGTGAAACGCCAGGTTTAGGTGCTGAAATTGCTAACGCAGATTTCCTTGCTCCTTTCACTGGAAAACAGATTTTTAATCAAGCTGGAATGTTTACTTCACTAAAATTAGCAAAGGGAACAGCTTCGACTAATCCACACGCATTTGATGCTGTATCTGGTGGTACTGTTACTTCAAAAGGTTTAGAAGATATGCTTCTAAAAAGCCTTGGCAGTTATGAAAAGTTTTTAAAATCTTCAAAATAA
- a CDS encoding NADH:ubiquinone reductase (Na(+)-transporting) subunit B, producing MKALRKFLDKKKPLFQKGGKFAKLQSSFEAFETFLYVPNITSHSGTHIKDAIDLKRTMSVVVLALIPALLFGIYNTGYQHFLSLGQTAEFMDICIYGLIEILPIIVVSYVVGLGIEFAFAQMRGHQVNEGFLVSGMLIPLIMPVGAPLWMVAVSTAFAVVIGKEVFGGTGMNIWNPALVARAFFFFAYPSKMSGDIVWIADKADSFSGATPLAHAASLADFEGGSGAATSIIEQHLSNSWDMFVGLIPGSIGETSTIAILIGAVILIASGIGSWKIMASVFVGGYTMGAIFNLVGANAYMELIPAWQHLIMGGFAFGAVFMATDPVSAAQTARGKIIYGFLIGFLAVLIRVMNAGFPEAMMLAILLMNTFAPLIDHYVIQGNVKRRLKRVKVNA from the coding sequence ATGAAAGCACTAAGAAAATTTCTTGATAAAAAGAAACCCTTATTTCAAAAGGGTGGGAAGTTTGCAAAGTTGCAGTCCTCATTTGAGGCTTTTGAGACTTTCCTATACGTCCCTAATATAACGTCCCATAGTGGAACCCACATTAAAGATGCTATCGATTTGAAGCGTACCATGTCGGTTGTTGTATTGGCTTTGATTCCAGCTTTATTGTTCGGAATTTATAACACAGGTTACCAGCATTTCCTTTCTCTTGGCCAAACAGCTGAGTTCATGGATATCTGCATTTATGGTTTAATCGAAATCCTACCTATTATCGTTGTTTCATACGTGGTTGGTTTGGGTATTGAATTTGCCTTTGCACAAATGCGTGGTCACCAGGTAAACGAAGGCTTCCTTGTTTCAGGTATGCTTATTCCTCTTATTATGCCAGTTGGAGCACCACTTTGGATGGTTGCTGTATCTACTGCTTTTGCTGTGGTTATTGGTAAAGAGGTATTTGGTGGAACCGGAATGAACATTTGGAATCCAGCTCTTGTAGCTCGTGCCTTCTTCTTCTTCGCATACCCATCAAAAATGTCGGGTGATATTGTTTGGATTGCTGATAAAGCGGATAGCTTCTCAGGAGCTACACCTTTAGCGCATGCTGCTAGTTTAGCAGATTTTGAAGGAGGTTCAGGTGCAGCTACGTCTATAATTGAACAGCATTTAAGTAACTCTTGGGATATGTTTGTTGGTTTAATCCCGGGATCTATTGGAGAAACTTCAACTATCGCTATTCTAATTGGAGCTGTTATTCTAATTGCTTCAGGAATTGGTAGCTGGAAAATTATGGCTTCCGTATTTGTCGGTGGTTACACAATGGGTGCTATTTTCAACTTAGTAGGTGCTAATGCTTACATGGAGTTGATTCCTGCATGGCAACACCTTATTATGGGTGGTTTTGCTTTTGGTGCTGTGTTTATGGCAACTGATCCTGTATCTGCTGCTCAAACAGCTCGCGGAAAAATCATTTACGGTTTCCTTATCGGTTTCCTAGCTGTTTTGATTCGTGTTATGAACGCAGGTTTCCCAGAGGCTATGATGTTAGCAATTCTATTGATGAATACCTTTGCTCCACTTATCGATCATTATGTGATTCAAGGTAACGTCAAGAGAAGATTGAAACGTGTTAAGGTAAATGCTTAA